The genomic window AGAATACGCATGACATCCCTCTAGGCGAGTGCTTCGCGGAGGCGGGGCGCCTCACGCACGAGGAGGTAGCGCCCCTTGCCGAAGTTGCCATTACGCTCCATGGCCAGTGCGATGAAATATTCGCTGCCCAACGTGCGGATGATGACCATGAGGCGTTCCGTCTTGACCGAGACTTCCTCCATGGCGCCGGTGCCCAGGATTTCGGCGGTTCGCCTTATTTCCTTGAGCACGTTCGAATATTCAACGGCGATCAA from Desulfuromonadales bacterium includes these protein-coding regions:
- a CDS encoding roadblock/LC7 domain-containing protein encodes the protein MFGEILRGIVDGTNGALGAILMGYDGIAIDQHFKACEGVDLSLIAVEYSNVLKEIRRTAEILGTGAMEEVSVKTERLMVIIRTLGSEYFIALAMERNGNFGKGRYLLVREAPRLREALA